Proteins from a genomic interval of Tenacibaculum sp. SZ-18:
- a CDS encoding glycoside hydrolase family 108 protein, which translates to MADFNLYKQTALKFEGGYQKLSSDPGNYNSRGDLVGTNMGIAATTYEKWLNRPPTVEDMKSITVSIASEIYKSWYWDTVRASEINSQAVAENIVDHAINAGPGTIAKIVQGILNKYYKKNLVVDGAIGANTIKAINAVAPTKLFQKISQYRLEYYNSLNNSDWISIWHKRVKSLADKFGILIEKKKYLEHL; encoded by the coding sequence ATGGCTGATTTTAATCTATACAAACAAACTGCTTTAAAGTTTGAAGGAGGATATCAAAAGCTTTCTTCTGATCCTGGTAATTATAATTCCAGAGGTGATCTTGTAGGTACTAATATGGGAATAGCTGCTACGACCTACGAAAAATGGTTGAATAGACCTCCTACGGTAGAGGATATGAAATCAATCACCGTAAGTATTGCTTCTGAGATTTATAAATCATGGTATTGGGATACTGTAAGAGCTTCAGAAATTAATTCGCAAGCTGTAGCCGAGAACATTGTGGATCATGCTATTAATGCTGGACCAGGAACTATTGCAAAAATAGTACAAGGGATATTGAATAAATATTACAAGAAAAACCTTGTGGTTGATGGAGCTATTGGAGCAAACACAATAAAAGCTATAAACGCTGTGGCTCCAACAAAGCTATTTCAGAAAATAAGTCAGTACAGATTGGAATATTACAATTCTTTGAATAATAGTGATTGGATTTCTATCTGGCATAAAAGAGTAAAATCTTTAGCCGATAAGTTTGGGATCCTCATTGAAAAAAAAAAGTACTTGGAGCATTTGTAG
- a CDS encoding transglutaminase-like domain-containing protein: MSIQAINQLLYRPISRTKKYDKYFPKVSCQSTFLKETTTTGGLELINEWSKKYAYQTEKISKELKGETLPETINNIYNWLYNYLQYDADGYEQKLKSPACSYHMRFDGIDCKSYSLFASSILSNLGIAHKLRKVVQPSDPTRWSHVYVVVPYKNQELIIDATKSINTEVTKLKEFDMDVKDVSLPYYGMNAGTKLPTKSIDNAVRNFVVFLSELNKKGVSILVTNAIKKDVRYFVDRGIEPKISVTNDFFQVNGKRHYYNISSPSGLGFVSFDSITSLVDNIGIGNIIDRGFGQVFDNGFDLSCWGASFPPSIAKPQTAEKVNDIFTKYNLLNVVKSRDLNATKNVVNEVIAQLTFGRNDRKANIDRAKDCTKKGEEVSYKIFNKALEDLYTALNSDFNVQYKTHSRAISFEFRGGSWTRTYSVKDIATIQFKNTAPGSGGGTSNPSPGPVDHSNTIPPKKNNKGVLAVLGTALTGGYLLFA, from the coding sequence TCCAAAAAGTACGCTTATCAAACTGAAAAAATTTCTAAAGAACTAAAAGGAGAAACACTTCCGGAAACAATAAACAACATATACAATTGGCTCTATAATTACTTACAATATGATGCCGATGGTTACGAACAAAAATTGAAATCACCAGCTTGTAGCTACCACATGAGATTTGATGGAATTGATTGTAAATCGTATTCACTTTTTGCTTCATCAATATTATCAAATTTAGGAATAGCCCATAAGTTGCGAAAAGTCGTGCAACCTTCCGATCCAACAAGATGGAGTCACGTATATGTTGTTGTTCCATATAAAAATCAAGAATTGATTATCGACGCCACCAAGTCAATCAACACAGAAGTAACAAAATTAAAAGAATTTGACATGGATGTAAAAGACGTCAGTTTGCCATATTACGGTATGAATGCCGGGACAAAATTACCAACAAAAAGCATTGATAATGCTGTTAGAAATTTTGTTGTTTTCTTATCAGAACTCAATAAAAAAGGAGTTTCAATATTAGTAACCAATGCTATTAAAAAAGACGTTCGTTATTTTGTTGATCGTGGAATTGAACCTAAAATTTCTGTTACGAATGATTTTTTTCAAGTAAACGGAAAAAGACACTATTACAATATTTCTTCTCCCTCTGGATTAGGGTTTGTTTCTTTTGATAGTATTACTTCTTTAGTAGATAATATTGGTATTGGAAACATAATTGATCGTGGTTTTGGTCAGGTTTTCGATAATGGTTTTGATTTAAGTTGTTGGGGCGCATCTTTTCCTCCTTCTATTGCAAAACCTCAAACTGCCGAAAAAGTCAATGACATTTTTACAAAATATAATCTTCTAAACGTGGTTAAATCCAGAGATTTAAACGCTACTAAAAATGTCGTAAATGAAGTAATTGCTCAGTTAACCTTCGGTAGAAATGATAGAAAAGCAAATATTGATAGAGCTAAAGATTGCACCAAAAAGGGAGAAGAAGTATCTTATAAAATCTTCAATAAAGCTTTAGAAGATTTATACACAGCTTTAAATAGTGATTTCAATGTTCAATATAAAACTCATAGCAGAGCGATTAGTTTTGAATTTCGAGGAGGAAGTTGGACTAGAACCTACTCTGTAAAAGATATTGCAACAATTCAGTTTAAAAATACAGCACCAGGAAGCGGAGGCGGAACTTCAAATCCTTCACCTGGTCCTGTTGATCATTCAAATACCATACCACCAAAGAAAAATAATAAAGGAGTATTAGCGGTTCTTGGAACTGCTTTAACCGGAGGCTATTTATTATTTGCTTAA
- a CDS encoding ArdC family protein: MVADFINQYNALDKTTVERAKLVAINSKAELLSSVSPTIQELFTKTKTILENSDADKFEINISSKLLKEKISLDDSEIKGLGIPLIDLPEDIGLNGKVSQSDIYQMITDQMIQMIEEASGKNWLQSWKANPFITPLNFISKKPYRGINHNLLTIFGFRTFKNPYFLTFKQIEKLKGRLKKGSKGYPVIYYTRLFIYESVEEGLKFATYDVRKFIIFLKVNKSKIRLLRESKFSIEELVGQSYIPIMKYYKIFNGEDVENIDFKLEELRKSMVRNDGEKLQVAEAIIKNFPAPIPELKHGGDRAFYTPGKDYVQMPKIERFDTELDYYRTLFHEYIHATGHEERLDRKLSMDQEQYAKEELVAEFGAVFLSAEAGIIWRTNKSHAEYLKGWRNALKDIKKDNKLILRASSLAQKATDYILQRDKEGTPLYLKKMKKELSKKEFDFSFKKLISEKTIFSHVNKGYNLEKISDALLSKAYAYSLLAKHILSNSRNYPNYKKSSLLTEAGKTSLIKKMKTEIEKRHLKIAVNFSIPKQQRKSRQLELGLKGAGDVLLDLETNNQPTIATTVVAPVVIKEEETKVQNNNLETTVDNISSTPVIDITENEELSEYEKKMQKLGYVKATSAPKQASGIYRLPGEIGKFLQNIQPYKELIIIKGNKHSSKSQLAMQIANGFGELNKKVVYIDYEQGGMECKDTIDSLNRNTTPQGKGNILVKGYVEKPMEELKAISQINDVIVADSVTDLKITADQLNELRNQFPEVIWVFISQVKENGRMYGGNKMAHNPTKIIYCHSNKNYEKRFAELEKNRGNSLEVTYNIFEKKATLPEEESGDDIIIDL, translated from the coding sequence ATGGTAGCAGATTTTATCAATCAATACAACGCACTCGATAAAACAACTGTTGAGAGAGCAAAATTAGTTGCTATAAATTCTAAAGCAGAATTACTTTCTTCTGTTTCTCCAACAATCCAAGAACTATTTACTAAAACCAAAACGATTCTTGAAAATTCTGATGCTGATAAGTTTGAAATCAACATATCAAGTAAATTGTTGAAAGAAAAGATTTCACTTGATGATTCAGAAATCAAAGGGCTTGGTATTCCGTTGATTGATCTGCCTGAAGATATCGGTTTAAATGGAAAAGTGTCTCAGTCTGATATTTACCAAATGATTACGGATCAAATGATTCAGATGATTGAAGAGGCTTCAGGTAAAAACTGGTTACAAAGTTGGAAGGCAAATCCTTTTATTACACCACTCAATTTTATTTCTAAAAAGCCATACAGAGGAATTAATCACAATCTACTAACCATATTTGGGTTTCGTACTTTTAAGAATCCGTACTTTTTAACTTTCAAACAAATTGAAAAACTAAAAGGAAGATTAAAGAAAGGAAGTAAGGGATATCCTGTGATTTATTATACCAGATTATTCATCTATGAATCTGTTGAGGAAGGATTAAAATTTGCTACTTATGATGTCAGGAAATTTATCATTTTCTTAAAAGTCAATAAAAGCAAAATTCGACTGTTACGTGAATCAAAGTTTAGTATTGAAGAATTGGTAGGGCAATCATACATTCCAATTATGAAATACTATAAAATCTTCAATGGCGAAGATGTAGAAAATATTGATTTTAAACTGGAAGAGCTAAGAAAAAGTATGGTGCGAAATGATGGTGAAAAGTTACAAGTTGCTGAGGCTATTATTAAAAACTTTCCGGCACCAATTCCTGAACTAAAACATGGTGGTGATAGAGCATTTTATACTCCTGGGAAAGATTATGTGCAAATGCCAAAAATTGAAAGGTTTGATACGGAATTAGATTATTACAGAACCCTTTTTCATGAGTACATTCATGCTACGGGCCATGAAGAAAGATTGGATAGAAAATTATCAATGGATCAGGAGCAATATGCTAAAGAAGAATTAGTGGCTGAATTCGGAGCTGTGTTTTTAAGTGCTGAAGCTGGAATTATTTGGAGAACAAATAAAAGTCATGCTGAGTATTTAAAAGGATGGAGAAATGCTTTAAAAGACATAAAGAAAGATAATAAGTTAATTTTAAGAGCTTCTTCATTAGCGCAAAAAGCAACGGATTATATCTTACAACGAGACAAAGAAGGAACTCCGTTGTACTTAAAGAAAATGAAAAAAGAACTCTCTAAAAAAGAGTTTGATTTTTCGTTTAAAAAGTTAATCTCTGAGAAAACAATTTTCTCACATGTAAACAAAGGCTATAATCTAGAAAAGATTAGTGATGCTCTATTATCAAAAGCCTATGCGTATAGTTTACTAGCAAAACATATTCTTAGCAATAGTAGAAATTACCCTAATTATAAAAAATCATCATTATTAACAGAAGCAGGAAAAACTTCTTTAATTAAAAAGATGAAAACAGAAATTGAAAAACGACACTTAAAAATTGCGGTAAACTTTTCCATTCCGAAACAACAAAGAAAATCAAGACAATTGGAATTAGGATTAAAAGGAGCGGGTGATGTTCTTTTGGATCTAGAAACCAACAACCAACCAACAATAGCAACAACTGTTGTTGCTCCTGTTGTTATAAAAGAAGAAGAAACTAAGGTACAAAACAACAATTTAGAAACTACTGTTGACAATATTTCATCTACTCCGGTTATAGACATAACAGAAAATGAAGAGTTAAGTGAATACGAAAAGAAGATGCAAAAACTTGGCTATGTAAAAGCTACTTCGGCTCCAAAACAAGCATCTGGAATTTATAGATTACCAGGAGAAATTGGAAAATTTCTACAGAATATCCAACCGTATAAAGAACTGATCATTATCAAAGGAAATAAACACTCCAGTAAAAGTCAATTAGCTATGCAAATAGCTAATGGCTTTGGAGAACTGAACAAAAAAGTGGTTTATATTGATTATGAACAAGGAGGAATGGAATGTAAGGACACTATCGATTCTCTAAATAGAAATACAACTCCCCAGGGAAAAGGAAATATTTTAGTTAAAGGTTATGTTGAAAAACCAATGGAAGAGTTAAAGGCGATAAGTCAAATTAACGATGTTATTGTTGCCGATTCCGTTACCGATTTAAAGATTACAGCAGACCAATTAAACGAGTTAAGAAATCAATTTCCAGAAGTGATTTGGGTTTTCATTTCTCAGGTAAAGGAGAATGGCAGAATGTACGGAGGAAATAAAATGGCGCATAATCCAACTAAAATCATTTATTGTCATAGTAATAAAAACTACGAAAAACGTTTTGCAGAATTAGAAAAAAATAGAGGTAATAGTTTGGAGGTTACCTATAATATTTTTGAAAAGAAAGCAACTTTACCTGAAGAAGAAAGTGGGGATGATATAATTATCGATTTGTAA